A genome region from Paralichthys olivaceus isolate ysfri-2021 chromosome 6, ASM2471397v2, whole genome shotgun sequence includes the following:
- the ptges3b gene encoding prostaglandin E synthase 3b isoform X2, which translates to MHPATAKWYDRRDAVFIEFCVADSKDVKVNFDKIKFGFSCLGGTDNVKHENEMDLFDAIDENESKHKCTGRSVLCYLRKAQPGKPWPRLTKDKVKLSWLSVDFSNWRDWEDDSDEEMVNSNPLSDLMNNMGGEEDLDLEGPDDDESADSDDEKMPDLE; encoded by the exons AT GCATCCAGCAACTGCCAAGTGGTACGACAGGAGGGACGCTGTTTTTATAGAGTTCTGTGTAGCAGACAGCAAAGATGTTAAAGTCAattttgataaaataaagtttggttTCAG TTGTCTTGGAGGAACTGACAATGTCAAACATGAGAATGAAATGGACCTTTTTGACGCCATTGATGAAAAT GAatccaaacacaaatgcacaggtCGCTCGGTGTTGTGCTATTTAAGAAAAGCGCAGCCGGGGAAGCCGTGGCCCAGGCTAACAAAAGACAAGGTTAAG TTGAGTTGGCTCAGTGTCGACTTCAGCAACTGGAGAGACTGGGAGGACGACTCAGATGAGGAGATGGTCAACTCCAACCCACTCTCGGAT CTGATGAACAacatgggaggagaggaggacctTGATCTCGAAGGTCCAGATGAC gaTGAGTCTGCAGATAGTGATGATGAAA AAATGCCAGATTTGGAATAG
- the ptges3b gene encoding prostaglandin E synthase 3b isoform X1 — MAEVRHPATAKWYDRRDAVFIEFCVADSKDVKVNFDKIKFGFSCLGGTDNVKHENEMDLFDAIDENESKHKCTGRSVLCYLRKAQPGKPWPRLTKDKVKLSWLSVDFSNWRDWEDDSDEEMVNSNPLSDLMNNMGGEEDLDLEGPDDDESADSDDEKMPDLE, encoded by the exons ATGGCTGAAGTAAG GCATCCAGCAACTGCCAAGTGGTACGACAGGAGGGACGCTGTTTTTATAGAGTTCTGTGTAGCAGACAGCAAAGATGTTAAAGTCAattttgataaaataaagtttggttTCAG TTGTCTTGGAGGAACTGACAATGTCAAACATGAGAATGAAATGGACCTTTTTGACGCCATTGATGAAAAT GAatccaaacacaaatgcacaggtCGCTCGGTGTTGTGCTATTTAAGAAAAGCGCAGCCGGGGAAGCCGTGGCCCAGGCTAACAAAAGACAAGGTTAAG TTGAGTTGGCTCAGTGTCGACTTCAGCAACTGGAGAGACTGGGAGGACGACTCAGATGAGGAGATGGTCAACTCCAACCCACTCTCGGAT CTGATGAACAacatgggaggagaggaggacctTGATCTCGAAGGTCCAGATGAC gaTGAGTCTGCAGATAGTGATGATGAAA AAATGCCAGATTTGGAATAG